The nucleotide window TCACCGGGCCACTCGAGCCGACCAACGACGCGTACGCCATAGCGAAGATTTCTGGCGTCCTGCTGTTGCAGGGCTATCGCCGGCAGTACGGCCGGCGTTGGATCTCGGCGATGCCGACCAATCTGTACGGACCCGAGGACAACTTCGATCTGGCGACCTCACATGTCCTGCCCGCCATGATCAGACGCTTCCACGAGGCGAAACTGAGCGGCGCACCAAGCGTCACGCTGTGGGGCACCGGGAGTCCGCGCCGGGAGTTCCTGCACGTCGACGATCTCGCCGCGGCGGTACTTCACCTGCTCGAGCACTATGACGACCCGCAGCCGATCAATGTCGGTGTCGGAGCTGATCTGTCGATCAAGGAACTGGCGGCCACCGTGGCGGACCTCGTCGGGTACGCCGGAGAGGTCGAATGGGACACCAGCAAGCCGGACGGGACGCCCCGCAAGCTGCTTGATGTCTCGCGGCTACGAGCGCTGGGCTGGCAGCCACAGATCGGGTTGCGGGAGGGCATCGCCTCGACGTACGCCTGGTTCCGCTCACCGGGTGAGTCGTCGTGACCACCGACCATTCAGCGGTGTTCGCCGTAGGCTAGGCCCGTCCGGGGCGGAGTCACTCCCGCCACACCACGCACTGGCGACCGAGTCACGCCACGTGCGACGAGAAGCCAGGGGACTGTCGGGTGGAACTGCGCGACTACCTGCGCCTGCTGCGCAAGCGTTGGCTGTCGATCGTCATCTTCGCCGTCCTCGGAGTGGCCGTTGCCTGGGGCATCACGGTGCAAAGCCCCAAGATCTATACGGCGACCGCACAGGACTTCGTCGCCATCGGGACCTCCGGTACGTCGGACAACAGCGTCCTGCAGGGTTCCCAGTTCACCTTGCAGCGCGTGAAGAGTTACACCGAGATCGTGAGCAGTCCGCAGGTGCTCGGTCCGGTTATCGATCAACTCAA belongs to Actinomycetota bacterium and includes:
- a CDS encoding GDP-L-fucose synthase; amino-acid sequence: MEATTADASPVSAPPGSLQRTQKVYIAGHHGLVGSAIWRHFTAAGFTDLVGWRSSEVDLRDRDAARDAITTAAPDVVVMSAARVGGILANDRYPVDFLADNVRIQTNVFEAAHACGVERLIFLGSSCIYPKLAAQPLREDALLTGPLEPTNDAYAIAKISGVLLLQGYRRQYGRRWISAMPTNLYGPEDNFDLATSHVLPAMIRRFHEAKLSGAPSVTLWGTGSPRREFLHVDDLAAAVLHLLEHYDDPQPINVGVGADLSIKELAATVADLVGYAGEVEWDTSKPDGTPRKLLDVSRLRALGWQPQIGLREGIASTYAWFRSPGESS